Within the Solwaraspora sp. WMMA2056 genome, the region CTCGGTCGGGATGACGAAGGGGCTGGCCGCCAGATCCAGCGCCGGGTTCGGGCGTTCGAACCCGACCAGCGGCGGAATCGTCCCGTGCCGCAGCACCAGCACCGCCTTGATCAGGCCGGCCAGGCCGGCGCAGGCGTCCAGGTGGCCGATCGCCGGTTTGGCTGAGCCGATCGCGCAGTAGCCGGTCCGGTCGGTGTGCCGGCGGTAGGCCGCGGTCATGGCGTCGAACTCGATCGGGTCACCCTTGTAGGTGCCGGTGCCGTGGGCCTCCAGGTAGCCGATCGTGTCGGGGGAGACCCCGGCCACGTCGAACGCGCGTAGGATGGCGTCGCGTTGCCCGGCGGCGCTGGGCGCGGCGTAGCTGGTCTTCGTGGCGCCGTCGTTGTTGACCCCGCCGCCCAGGATCACCGCGTGGATGGTGTCGCCGTCGGCGACCGCCCGGTCGTACCGCTTGAGCAGCACCGCCGCGACCCCGTTGCCACCGACGGTGCCGTCGGACGACGCGTCGAACGCCCGGCACCGGCCGGACCGCGACAGGATGGTGCCCTTGACGTGGCGGTAGCCCAGGATCTGCGGGGTGTGTACCGCCGAGGCGCCGGCCAGGGCCAGGTCGGCGTCGCCGGCGAGCAACGCCTGTCCGGCCAGGTGCACCGCCACCAGCGCCGTCGAGCAACCACTCTGTACGGTGACCGCCGGACCGGTCAGGCCGAGGCGGTACGCGACCCGGGTGGCGGCGAAGTCGTTGAAATTGCCCAGCGCCACCTGGAACGCCGGGCCGAAGTCACCGTCCCAGCGGGCGTCCGGCAGGTTGTTGCGCAGGTAGGTGTTCAGCGGATACAGGTGGTATCCGACCCCGGCGAAGATTCCCACCCTCGTGTCGGGTCGCGCGCCCGCGTACCCGCCGTTCTCCAGTGCGTGGTAGCAGGTCTGCAGGAACAGCCGGTGCTGTGGGTCGACGGTGCGCGCCTCCTGCACGCTCATCCCGAAGAACTCCGCGTCGAACGAGTCGATGTCGTCGAGCACGCCGCTGACGGCGACGAAGTCCGGTGACTCACGCAGTCCGGCCGGCACCCCGGCATCGGCCAGCTCGGTGGGGCTGAACCGCCGTATGCTGGTCACGCCGTCTCGGATGTTGCGCCAGTACGCCTGCGGCGTGTCCGCACCCGGTAGCCGCAACGCCATGCCGATGATGGCGATCCGCCGGTCGTCGGTGCCCCCGCGCGTCGGCACGCTCATGTCGGTGCCCGCCGACGGGCCCACAGCACGGCGAGGAAGGCCAGCGCCAACAGCACCGCCACTCCGTGGAACACGGTGACAACAGTCAATGGGCTGAGCCGCTCCAACAGGAAGGAGCAGGCGACCATGCCGACGCCGAAGCCGAGGTTCTCCACGGTGGCGGAGAACCCGAAGACGTACCCGCGCTGATCGTCCGGGGCGGCCTGGAGCCGAGTGGTGTAGGCGATCTCGGTGAAGCCGTCGGCGATGCCGGCGGCCAGGGCGACCAGGACGGCCAGCGGTAGCGGCGGCGCGGTGAAGGCGAGGATGAACGCCACCGACATGACGGCCGCGCCGGCGGCGAACGCGCGCTCGTTGATGGTCCGACCGGTCCGTACGGCCCAGCGGGCGACCGCCCGCTGCGCGATGATGTTGCCGATCGCCCAGGTGGCCCAGAACTGCGACATGAACGCGGCCGGATGCTCCGGATCGAGCAGAGTGGACAGCACCGGCAGACCGACGTTGTGCGAGGCCGAGCCGAACGCGTCGACGGCGCGCAGGCTGACCAGCGCCAACAGGATCGGAGTCAGCCGCAGGTAGCGCAGGGCCGTCATCTGCTCCGCGAGAAACCCGGCGCGCCGCGGCGCGTCGGCCGGCCCGGACACCGGCACGGACGACTGCGACGCGCCAGCGGTGGGCGCCGCCGGACGCACACTGCGGGTGGTGATCGGCAGCCGCGCCAGGACCGCGGCCGAGAAGAGGAACGCCCCGGCGTCGATGAGGAACGCACCGGTGTAGCCGACCGTGGAGACCAGTACGCCGGCCGAGGCGAAGCCGGCTACCATCGCCAGCGACCGGCCGGTGGCGAGCAGCGCGTTTGCCCGTACCCGCTGGTCCGCACCGACGATCTCGGGGATGCTGCTGCGCAGCGCGACGCTGGTGACGGTCGCGCCGGCACCGGTGACGACCGCTACGGCGTACAGCAGGCCGACCTGCGCGGTGGCTGGCGCGACGACCAGGACGATCAGGGCGAAAGCCTGGGTGACGTCGGACGTCACCATGAGCCGTTTGCGGTCGAACCGGGAAGCCAGGGTGCCGGCACCGAATCCGCTGAGGACGCTGGTGCCCAGCCGTAGCGCCAGGAAAAGTCCGGTCTGCAACGCGCTGCCGGTCAGCGAGTACGCGAACAGGCTCAGCGCGATCATGTCCAGGTAGGAGCCGTATGCCGAAACCGCGTTGCCGACCACCAGGAACCGGAAGTGTCGCATCCCGGCATCCGTTCGGCCCGGACCGTGCTCCGTGACCGTCACGGGCAGCCGGCGGGTACGTCGGGGGTCGCGGGCCCTGGTCGTGGAGGCTGGCCGGCGGAGCGGACTGGGTGCGGCAAGCTGTGCCCCCAAGGACGATGGTCGCCGTTGGCGTGTGGTCACGTGATGACTACCGCCCGTCAGGGTATGGGACGACGTCGATCTGATCAAGAACTACTGTGGATGACGGTGGGGCCGGCGGTGCCGTGCGTGGTCGACAACCCGCCGCTGGCCCCGCGAACGAGCGGGGCCAGCGGCGCGGACCACCGCAGCCACGTCGGGCAGGACTCCGCGACCTGCGCCTGCGTCCGCTCGCGCAGGCGGTGCGGGGGAGCGCTACCTGGCGTCCTGCCGCTCCAGCCAGTTCAGGATCGCCTGGTTCGTACCTTCCGGCTTCTCCTGCTGGATCCAGTGGCCGCAGTCCAGGGTGACCACGTCCACGTTGGGCACGAACTCCGCGAGTCGGTCAGACTTCGTGATCGTGTCCCGATCGCCGTAGATCATGAGGGTGGGCTGGTGGATGATCGGGTCGACGTCCGCCAGCAGGTGCCAGTTGCGGTCGAGGTTGCGGTACCAGTTGACGCTGCCGGTGAAGCCGGTCGACTCGAAGGCGGAGACGAAGACGGCCAGTTCGCTGTCGCTCATCACGGGCTCACCGAGCGGCGCTTGCGCCCGGGCGAGATCGATCAACGCCATGCCCGGCTGAGGTTCCCTGAGCGGGACGTTCTTGCGGTACAGGTTGCGCAGGAACCGGTACGTGTTCTCGTCGAAGACGGCGTCCGCGACGCCTGGCTGTCGGTTGAAGTGGACGAAGTAGAAGTCGCCGCCGAGTACGGCCTCCATCAGCTCGATCCATGGTGTCCCGCCGCGCTCCTGGTACGGCAGGCTCAGGTTGATCACCCTGTTCACCCGGCGCGGATGCAGCAGGGTCAGCCCCCA harbors:
- a CDS encoding MFS transporter encodes the protein MRHFRFLVVGNAVSAYGSYLDMIALSLFAYSLTGSALQTGLFLALRLGTSVLSGFGAGTLASRFDRKRLMVTSDVTQAFALIVLVVAPATAQVGLLYAVAVVTGAGATVTSVALRSSIPEIVGADQRVRANALLATGRSLAMVAGFASAGVLVSTVGYTGAFLIDAGAFLFSAAVLARLPITTRSVRPAAPTAGASQSSVPVSGPADAPRRAGFLAEQMTALRYLRLTPILLALVSLRAVDAFGSASHNVGLPVLSTLLDPEHPAAFMSQFWATWAIGNIIAQRAVARWAVRTGRTINERAFAAGAAVMSVAFILAFTAPPLPLAVLVALAAGIADGFTEIAYTTRLQAAPDDQRGYVFGFSATVENLGFGVGMVACSFLLERLSPLTVVTVFHGVAVLLALAFLAVLWARRRAPT
- a CDS encoding alpha/beta hydrolase, producing MNFPEPSLVPVNGVKLEVFEAGRRNAGRPIVLCHGWPEHAYSWRHQMPALAKAGYHVIAPNQRGYGNSSRPTEVTDYDIAHLSGDLVALLDHYGYEDATFVGHDWGAMVVWGLTLLHPRRVNRVINLSLPYQERGGTPWIELMEAVLGGDFYFVHFNRQPGVADAVFDENTYRFLRNLYRKNVPLREPQPGMALIDLARAQAPLGEPVMSDSELAVFVSAFESTGFTGSVNWYRNLDRNWHLLADVDPIIHQPTLMIYGDRDTITKSDRLAEFVPNVDVVTLDCGHWIQQEKPEGTNQAILNWLERQDAR